One genomic window of Evansella cellulosilytica DSM 2522 includes the following:
- a CDS encoding ABC transporter permease: MSMQQKSAEVDPYLDEKIHNSLASSVRPKRPNALRTSFTIGWRALLKIKYVPEQLLDVTAFPIMFLLMFTYLFGGAIAGSTADYLQFLLPGILAMTVVTITMYTGLELNNDIRKGIFDRFRSLPIWRPSVLVGMLLVDTVRYTIASTIMIVLGLIMGFRPDGGTIGLIAAVGLLVLFSFSLSWIWTTLGLILRTEKSLMGVSMLVLFPLTFVSNVFVDPRTLPSWLEAFVDVNPISLVVTATRGLMHGTVAVEEIAWVLFASFLLFIIFAPITMHLYKNKQ; encoded by the coding sequence ATGAGCATGCAACAAAAGTCAGCTGAAGTAGATCCCTATTTAGACGAAAAGATACATAACTCGTTAGCAAGCAGCGTTCGTCCTAAAAGGCCTAATGCCCTTCGTACTTCTTTTACAATCGGATGGAGAGCACTACTAAAAATAAAATATGTACCGGAACAATTACTTGATGTTACTGCCTTTCCAATCATGTTTTTACTTATGTTTACTTATTTATTTGGTGGTGCGATTGCGGGTTCTACTGCTGACTATTTACAGTTCCTACTCCCTGGCATACTTGCTATGACTGTAGTAACGATTACGATGTATACAGGTCTTGAATTAAATAATGATATTAGAAAAGGAATATTCGACCGCTTCAGGTCCTTACCTATTTGGCGTCCATCCGTTCTTGTTGGTATGTTACTTGTAGATACTGTACGCTATACTATTGCGTCAACTATTATGATTGTTTTAGGGCTTATTATGGGTTTCCGCCCTGATGGTGGAACTATCGGTTTGATTGCAGCAGTCGGGCTACTTGTTTTATTTTCCTTTAGCTTATCATGGATATGGACGACATTAGGCTTAATACTAAGAACTGAAAAGTCTTTGATGGGTGTAAGCATGCTAGTATTATTCCCACTTACTTTTGTCAGCAATGTATTTGTTGATCCTAGAACGTTACCTTCTTGGTTAGAAGCATTCGTTGATGTAAATCCAATCTCATTAGTTGTAACAGCTACACGAGGACTCATGCACGGCACAGTCGCAGTAGAAGAAATAGCTTGGGTATTATTTGCTTCATTTTTGCTATTCATCATTTTTGCTCCAATTACGATGCACCTTTATAAAAATAAGCAATAA
- a CDS encoding carbohydrate ABC transporter permease, translated as MKKIDYYGYLFILPFFIVFITFTIYPIILTFYYSFTSYSGMGSPEFIGMDNYARLVTDTYFYRAFFNTIYIWGINFFFQIAIALLLAVLFSDLRLRLKGLGFFRAVFYLPNLITIASVALLFGILLGWHHGTINHLLLDLGLINQPINWLNNPTTARWSVALIGAWMWFGHTFIILMAGISGISRDYFEAALIDGANRWQTFTKVTIPLLKPILLYVLITSLIGGLQIFDLPMLITDGMGAPQGSLNTMVLYLYNQAFRFNNYGYAAAVAYGLFLITVMFSVITFKSMYRKSAKEG; from the coding sequence ATGAAAAAAATAGATTATTACGGATACTTATTTATTCTACCTTTCTTTATCGTGTTTATTACATTTACCATTTATCCGATTATCTTAACGTTTTATTATAGCTTTACAAGCTATTCAGGTATGGGTTCTCCAGAATTTATTGGAATGGACAACTATGCACGTCTAGTAACAGACACATATTTTTATAGAGCTTTTTTTAATACAATCTATATTTGGGGTATCAATTTCTTCTTTCAAATTGCAATTGCCCTTTTACTAGCAGTCTTATTTTCTGATCTCCGTTTAAGGCTAAAAGGATTAGGATTTTTTAGAGCAGTATTTTATTTACCAAATTTAATAACAATTGCTTCTGTAGCATTATTATTTGGAATATTGTTAGGATGGCACCATGGAACTATTAATCACCTTCTATTAGATTTAGGGTTAATCAATCAACCTATTAACTGGTTAAATAATCCTACTACAGCTAGATGGTCTGTCGCTTTAATAGGTGCATGGATGTGGTTTGGACATACTTTCATTATTTTAATGGCAGGTATTTCAGGTATTTCAAGAGACTACTTTGAAGCTGCTTTAATAGATGGTGCTAATCGTTGGCAAACCTTTACAAAGGTTACTATTCCATTGTTAAAACCAATCTTATTATATGTATTAATTACTTCACTTATTGGTGGATTACAAATATTTGACCTTCCAATGTTGATTACAGATGGAATGGGTGCTCCACAAGGCTCGTTGAATACAATGGTTTTATATTTATATAATCAAGCCTTCCGTTTTAATAATTATGGATACGCTGCTGCGGTAGCATATGGGTTGTTCTTGATAACAGTTATGTTCTCTGTAATAACCTTTAAGTCTATGTACCGTAAAAGTGCGAAGGAAGGGTGA
- a CDS encoding ABC transporter substrate-binding protein — protein MKKLALFVIAIVCLGLIVACGNDDASSNENGSGDESSSSGSGEKLVIWSFTDELEDPIEVFEERHGVEIELTIIPIEDYPTRLRPVLESGTGAPDIFTGELVFIKEWVEQDYWEDLSQAPYNVEDIKDDFVDYVFELGRDSNGAIKALSWQTTPGGIYYRRSIAEEVLGTDDPAEIGDMMSTMDGLFDLGEQMKAAGYRLFPDEGAVRWFAQGQDPQPWVNENDELIMTEGRLNHFDYAKQLREMDLTAFAPEWSPAWFGAMDGPINYNAGWDEVDENASNEVEVFAFALPTWGLHSVLKNNTDETVGDWAVTNGPNPYFWGGTWIGMYKDSDNKELAWEFIKMMTHDEEFLTDWALETGDVLSYLPVTEEIKTDFSDDFLGGQNNYTFFLEEALSINPGIVTRYDQQIDGFFGSAVGDYVEGVSTKEDALQEFYNQVRNAYPHITTPDQ, from the coding sequence GTGAAAAAGTTAGCTTTATTTGTAATTGCAATTGTATGTCTCGGTCTTATTGTGGCTTGTGGTAATGATGATGCAAGTTCAAATGAAAATGGCTCAGGTGATGAGAGTTCAAGTTCTGGCTCTGGTGAAAAACTAGTTATTTGGTCATTTACAGATGAACTTGAAGATCCAATTGAAGTGTTTGAAGAAAGACATGGAGTAGAGATCGAGTTGACGATTATTCCAATAGAAGATTATCCAACTCGTTTACGCCCGGTTTTAGAAAGTGGAACTGGAGCACCAGATATCTTTACTGGTGAGTTAGTGTTTATTAAAGAGTGGGTTGAACAGGATTACTGGGAAGACCTTTCTCAAGCTCCTTATAACGTAGAAGATATTAAAGATGATTTCGTAGACTATGTTTTTGAATTAGGTAGAGATTCTAACGGTGCGATCAAAGCGCTTTCGTGGCAAACGACACCAGGTGGTATTTACTACAGAAGAAGTATAGCTGAAGAAGTTTTAGGAACAGATGATCCAGCTGAGATTGGTGACATGATGTCTACGATGGACGGACTCTTTGATCTTGGTGAACAAATGAAAGCTGCTGGCTATCGTTTATTCCCAGATGAAGGAGCAGTACGTTGGTTTGCACAAGGTCAAGATCCACAGCCGTGGGTGAACGAAAATGATGAGTTAATTATGACAGAAGGACGTTTAAATCACTTTGATTATGCTAAACAGCTTCGTGAAATGGATTTAACAGCGTTTGCTCCTGAATGGTCTCCAGCTTGGTTTGGAGCAATGGATGGTCCTATTAATTACAACGCTGGATGGGATGAAGTCGATGAGAATGCTTCAAATGAAGTAGAAGTGTTTGCTTTTGCACTACCAACATGGGGATTACACAGTGTACTTAAAAATAACACTGATGAAACTGTTGGAGATTGGGCAGTAACTAACGGACCAAACCCATACTTCTGGGGCGGTACTTGGATCGGGATGTATAAGGATTCAGACAATAAAGAACTTGCATGGGAATTTATTAAAATGATGACGCATGACGAAGAATTTTTAACAGATTGGGCTCTAGAAACTGGAGATGTACTATCGTATTTACCAGTTACTGAAGAAATTAAAACAGACTTTAGTGACGACTTCTTAGGTGGACAAAACAACTATACTTTCTTCCTAGAGGAAGCATTATCTATTAACCCTGGTATTGTAACACGATATGACCAGCAAATAGACGGGTTCTTCGGAAGCGCAGTAGGTGATTATGTAGAAGGGGTAAGCACGAAGGAAGATGCACTTCAAGAGTTTTATAATCAAGTAAGAAACGCATACCCGCACATTACAACACCTGATCAATAA
- a CDS encoding glycoside hydrolase family 30 protein: MRKSIQVIQTSKYDTGKWNNKGNFDLLQGKSDTDNTIDIYPEDEYQEWLGFGGAFTEAAAYSLSKVSKENQKEIIYHYFNKEHGLGYTLGRTHIHSCDFSLENYTYVEENDEKLQTFSIDREKKLVIPLIKAAIKEAGEELSILSSPWSPPAWMKTNGDMNHGGKLKEKYRDLWALYYVKYIQEMSKEGINIWGVSVQNEPEATQVWDSCRYTAEEERDFVKFHLGPTLEKHGFDNKKIVIWDHNRDLMVERAEKILSDPEAAKYIWGVGNHWYVSEEFENLSKVHEMFPNKHLIFTEGCIEGGVQLGAWHTGERYARNIIGDMNNWLEAFLDWNIVLDEKGGPNHVGNYCDSPVIVDTNEDVVHYNSSFYYIGHFSKYIKPGAKRIATNSKIETLSYTAFKNSDGSIALVVLNETEQDIPYTLQIEGKYINLISTKRSINTILI; this comes from the coding sequence ATGAGAAAAAGTATTCAAGTAATACAAACTTCTAAATACGATACTGGTAAATGGAATAACAAGGGTAATTTTGACTTACTTCAAGGGAAAAGTGATACGGATAATACGATCGATATATATCCAGAGGATGAATATCAAGAATGGTTGGGCTTTGGGGGAGCTTTTACAGAAGCAGCAGCGTATAGCTTATCTAAAGTTTCGAAGGAAAATCAAAAGGAAATTATTTATCATTACTTTAATAAGGAACATGGACTAGGGTATACGTTAGGAAGAACACATATTCATAGCTGTGATTTTTCACTAGAAAATTATACATACGTTGAAGAAAATGATGAAAAATTGCAAACCTTTTCCATTGATCGAGAAAAAAAATTAGTAATCCCTCTTATAAAGGCTGCGATAAAAGAGGCGGGGGAAGAACTAAGCATTCTTTCATCACCATGGAGTCCACCTGCATGGATGAAAACCAATGGAGATATGAATCACGGCGGAAAGCTGAAGGAGAAGTATCGTGACCTTTGGGCTTTATATTATGTGAAATATATTCAGGAAATGAGTAAAGAAGGAATTAATATTTGGGGTGTATCTGTACAAAATGAACCAGAAGCGACCCAAGTATGGGATTCATGTAGATATACCGCTGAAGAAGAACGTGATTTTGTTAAATTCCATTTAGGGCCAACACTTGAAAAACACGGTTTTGATAACAAAAAAATTGTTATATGGGATCATAATCGAGACTTAATGGTCGAGCGTGCGGAAAAGATACTATCTGATCCTGAAGCGGCAAAATATATTTGGGGTGTAGGAAATCATTGGTATGTTTCAGAGGAATTTGAGAATCTATCGAAAGTTCATGAAATGTTCCCAAATAAACACCTCATCTTTACTGAAGGTTGTATAGAAGGAGGCGTACAATTAGGAGCTTGGCATACAGGAGAACGGTATGCAAGAAATATCATAGGAGATATGAATAATTGGCTAGAAGCTTTCCTAGATTGGAATATAGTCTTGGATGAAAAGGGCGGCCCAAACCATGTTGGGAATTATTGTGATTCCCCAGTTATCGTTGATACAAATGAGGATGTCGTTCACTATAATAGTTCATTTTATTATATTGGTCACTTTAGTAAATATATTAAACCGGGTGCAAAACGAATAGCAACTAATTCAAAGATAGAGACGTTATCGTACACTGCATTTAAAAATAGTGATGGAAGTATTGCATTAGTAGTCTTAAATGAAACAGAGCAGGATATCCCTTATACATTGCAAATAGAAGGGAAATATATCAACTTAATATCAACTAAAAGATCCATTAATACTATATTAATTTAA
- a CDS encoding family 16 glycosylhydrolase, producing MRKKLVSILLIILLLIPNFGFSVSANGEDQETFDTLYLIGGNVDRVLSPQAGNESTFDIIPESGDSITYIIENVTGSYDGSGIAVGELFLNGLAVGIGIDARVSYDFNGDGNWDRTEEMDMMPTDGNTTSETYEKFTRNLTHQVTGQEYQDFNSGAIKIEIWMRFGSSEAEVKVNAPEEASKITLPYSLVVGEQSEPGDPEDPVDPEDPAPPTNNMIKNGDFSNGTEHWGTWDGEGGVSTFTVENEVAEMYIQNIAGMHPEWGVPISWSTQLFQEGIQLEGGKVYELSFTSWSTIDRPIVVEFDGLPGRPSSIFHLSNEAETFKHEFELQQSAQMDFKFLLGYVVDGDVDTNNTPHRVYFDNIVLKEVDSFEQPPQPDREWELVWSDEFEGNELDTTKWNYDIGNGFYSGSEWIPGWGNNEKQYYTEENISVEDGYLVIEARELDEPITDQHGTYQFTSGKITTENLFSQAYGRFEARMKLPEGQGYWPAFWMMPQDDVYGGWAASGEIDIMENRGSETDRVGAAIHYGGVWPRNTHSGGSYRFPEGQSTTDFNTYSIEWEPGEIRWYVNDDLYTTLNDWHSENGEYPAPFDQEFFMILNLAVGGWYGGDPDETTEFPGQVVVDYVRVYEEVGADYPDPTPPGDGNGEDPGQDPGDGNQPGNGSGGWVEIGENLIVDGTFDNTTEFGNPDNLLLWNVHNQGLYDAWAGLANFSVEKGQVKAGIQQVGWEWWHIQLFQDVEVPSGTYKIVFDMMSERNRNVNVELVGSGTGIHQFEIGNTMETYEAIIDVDANGEYSLMFGLGREQGQPELSVPYNIFIDNIKLVEVEEGEQEDPGNGNGEEPGDGNGGDPGDGEQPGDGSGQWSEIGGNLINDGTFETTTQFGDPDNLLLWNVHNQGLYDAWAGLANFSVVNEQVRASIQQVGWEWWHIQLFQDVEVPSGTYKIAFDMMSERDRNVNVELVRSGTGIHTFQVGNTMETYEVIVDVNASGDYSLMFGLGRSQGDPELTVPYNIFIDNIRLVEVVENGEPGDGEPGDGEPGDGEPGDGEPGDGEPGDGEPGDGEPGDGEPGDGEPGDGEPGDGEPGDGEPGDGEPGDGEPGDGEPGDGEPGDGEPGDGEPGDGEPGDGEPGDTDELQQRINELMELIAELQARIADLEGSSEIADLENRLSEIEGLLEELKSNFNELEEYVSHLEALIKDLKDEIAALKAQLEDLPEAPGAPEEEDDDKDGPASKEEKDANDSPKNDESKDGAELPNTATNVYNLLIVGFLLLLLGSIIAYQKRKSFTV from the coding sequence ATGAGGAAAAAACTTGTAAGTATTTTGCTAATTATTTTATTATTAATACCTAATTTTGGCTTTTCTGTTAGTGCTAACGGAGAAGATCAAGAAACATTTGATACGCTATATTTAATAGGTGGTAACGTCGATAGAGTACTGTCGCCACAAGCGGGTAATGAGTCAACATTTGACATAATACCGGAATCTGGTGATAGCATCACCTATATTATTGAGAACGTAACCGGTTCCTATGACGGCTCAGGAATCGCAGTTGGAGAACTGTTTTTAAATGGATTAGCTGTCGGCATAGGGATTGATGCGAGAGTGTCCTATGACTTTAACGGTGACGGCAATTGGGACCGAACTGAAGAGATGGATATGATGCCTACCGATGGAAATACAACGTCTGAAACGTACGAAAAGTTTACTAGAAACTTGACCCACCAAGTTACAGGGCAAGAATATCAAGATTTCAATTCAGGCGCCATAAAAATAGAAATTTGGATGCGCTTTGGATCTAGTGAAGCTGAAGTAAAAGTCAATGCTCCAGAAGAAGCTTCAAAAATAACACTCCCTTATAGCTTAGTAGTTGGTGAGCAAAGCGAACCGGGAGATCCTGAAGATCCAGTAGATCCAGAGGACCCGGCACCTCCTACAAATAATATGATTAAAAATGGTGACTTTTCTAATGGTACTGAACATTGGGGGACATGGGATGGTGAAGGTGGCGTTTCAACTTTCACTGTAGAGAATGAAGTAGCCGAAATGTACATTCAAAACATTGCCGGAATGCATCCAGAGTGGGGAGTACCAATTAGTTGGTCAACACAATTATTTCAAGAAGGAATACAATTAGAGGGTGGTAAAGTATACGAACTTAGCTTCACGAGTTGGTCAACTATCGATCGCCCAATAGTAGTAGAGTTCGATGGTCTGCCTGGAAGACCAAGTTCTATTTTTCATCTAAGCAACGAAGCAGAAACGTTTAAGCATGAATTTGAATTGCAGCAAAGTGCACAAATGGATTTTAAGTTTTTGTTAGGATATGTAGTTGATGGTGATGTAGATACAAACAACACACCTCATCGTGTTTATTTCGATAATATTGTGCTTAAAGAAGTGGATAGCTTTGAACAACCACCACAACCAGACCGCGAGTGGGAGCTAGTTTGGAGCGATGAATTTGAAGGAAATGAATTAGACACGACAAAGTGGAATTATGATATTGGTAATGGCTTTTATTCTGGTTCTGAATGGATTCCAGGATGGGGAAATAACGAAAAGCAATACTACACTGAGGAAAATATAAGTGTAGAAGACGGTTACCTAGTTATCGAGGCTAGAGAGCTTGATGAACCAATTACGGATCAACATGGAACTTACCAATTTACTTCTGGAAAGATAACGACAGAAAACTTATTCAGCCAAGCTTATGGTAGATTTGAGGCTAGAATGAAGCTTCCAGAAGGTCAGGGCTATTGGCCAGCATTTTGGATGATGCCACAAGACGATGTATATGGTGGCTGGGCAGCATCAGGAGAAATAGACATTATGGAAAATAGGGGATCAGAAACGGACAGAGTTGGTGCTGCAATTCATTATGGTGGTGTTTGGCCACGTAACACTCATTCAGGAGGAAGCTATAGATTCCCAGAAGGTCAATCTACAACAGACTTTAATACGTATAGTATTGAATGGGAGCCAGGAGAAATCCGTTGGTATGTAAATGATGATTTATATACAACGTTAAATGATTGGCATAGTGAAAATGGCGAGTACCCTGCACCATTTGACCAAGAATTCTTTATGATTCTGAATTTGGCTGTCGGTGGCTGGTATGGTGGAGATCCAGATGAAACAACGGAGTTCCCAGGACAAGTAGTTGTCGATTATGTAAGAGTGTATGAAGAAGTAGGGGCGGATTATCCAGACCCAACACCTCCAGGTGATGGTAACGGTGAAGACCCAGGTCAAGATCCAGGTGATGGAAACCAGCCAGGAAATGGATCTGGGGGATGGGTAGAAATTGGAGAGAATTTAATTGTAGATGGTACCTTTGACAATACAACAGAGTTTGGAAACCCAGATAACCTATTACTTTGGAATGTTCATAATCAAGGCCTTTATGATGCATGGGCAGGCTTAGCGAATTTCTCCGTGGAAAAAGGACAAGTAAAGGCTGGGATTCAGCAAGTTGGTTGGGAATGGTGGCACATTCAATTGTTCCAAGATGTAGAAGTACCAAGCGGAACATATAAAATAGTGTTTGATATGATGTCAGAACGTAATCGTAATGTGAATGTGGAGCTAGTTGGTTCAGGAACAGGTATTCATCAGTTCGAGATAGGAAATACGATGGAAACATATGAGGCTATAATTGATGTAGATGCAAATGGTGAGTATAGCCTCATGTTTGGATTAGGAAGAGAGCAAGGTCAACCTGAACTTTCTGTTCCATATAATATTTTTATTGATAATATAAAGCTAGTTGAAGTAGAAGAAGGAGAGCAAGAAGATCCTGGAAATGGTAACGGCGAGGAACCAGGAGATGGTAATGGTGGAGATCCTGGAGATGGCGAACAGCCAGGCGATGGTTCTGGACAATGGAGTGAAATTGGAGGAAACTTGATCAATGACGGAACTTTTGAAACAACTACACAATTTGGCGACCCTGATAACCTACTCTTATGGAATGTTCATAATCAAGGCTTATATGATGCGTGGGCAGGTTTAGCAAACTTCTCAGTTGTCAATGAACAAGTTAGAGCATCCATTCAGCAAGTTGGATGGGAGTGGTGGCACATCCAATTGTTCCAAGATGTAGAAGTACCTAGTGGAACATATAAAATAGCATTTGATATGATGTCAGAGCGTGATAGAAATGTAAATGTTGAGCTTGTACGGTCTGGAACGGGAATACACACATTCCAAGTCGGTAATACAATGGAAACGTATGAAGTGATTGTTGATGTCAATGCTAGTGGAGATTACAGCTTAATGTTTGGGTTGGGAAGATCACAGGGAGACCCTGAATTAACTGTACCTTATAATATTTTCATTGATAATATCCGATTAGTAGAAGTCGTGGAAAACGGTGAACCAGGAGATGGTGAACCAGGAGATGGTGAACCAGGAGATGGCGAACCAGGAGATGGTGAACCAGGAGATGGCGAACCAGGAGATGGCGAACCAGGAGACGGCGAACCAGGAGATGGCGAACCAGGAGACGGCGAACCAGGAGATGGCGAACCAGGAGATGGTGAACCAGGAGATGGCGAACCAGGAGATGGTGAACCAGGAGATGGTGAACCAGGAGACGGCGAACCAGGAGACGGTGAACCAGGAGACGGTGAACCAGGAGATGGTGAACCAGGAGATGGCGAACCAGGAGACGGTGAACCGGGAGACACTGATGAGTTACAGCAAAGAATAAACGAATTAATGGAGTTAATTGCAGAGCTTCAGGCTAGAATAGCTGATTTAGAGGGTAGCTCTGAAATTGCTGACCTTGAAAATAGATTGTCAGAAATAGAAGGTCTATTAGAAGAGCTTAAATCGAATTTTAATGAATTGGAAGAGTATGTTTCTCACTTAGAAGCGTTAATCAAAGATTTGAAAGATGAAATTGCAGCATTAAAAGCACAGCTAGAGGATCTACCAGAAGCACCAGGAGCACCTGAAGAAGAGGATGATGACAAGGACGGTCCTGCTAGTAAAGAAGAGAAGGATGCAAATGATTCTCCTAAAAATGATGAATCCAAAGACGGTGCTGAGCTACCTAACACAGCGACAAATGTATATAACTTGTTAATAGTAGGGTTCTTGTTACTATTACTAGGTAGTATAATAGCTTATCAAAAGAGAAAATCATTTACTGTTTAA
- a CDS encoding LacI family DNA-binding transcriptional regulator, which translates to MKLTTIYDVAKKTGFSITTVSRALNNYPDVNEKTKKKILEAVEEMGYFPNSIARSLTTKKSFTFGVIFVENLGVGIKHPFFSGVIEGFKIRAEKFGYDLIFLNRYIGNEEKSYIDHANYRGVDGIIVVCSNYEDPEVVKLIESPLPSVVIDIHSNKTNVIYSNNCYGGELVIDHLYSLGHRKIAHIAGFDDTYTGQERLKGYKLGLEKYSLGINESYIVNGGYFSYEGGYQAMNELLKLEELPTAVFVSGDSMAFGAIKAIKNAGLRVPDDISIVGFDDIELAQHITPALTTIRQDADLMGKKAADLLINHINNKEEGFSAVMLPVELIKRESTKKISVTQ; encoded by the coding sequence ATGAAGTTGACAACTATATACGATGTAGCAAAAAAAACCGGCTTTTCTATAACAACAGTGTCAAGGGCTTTAAACAATTACCCCGATGTTAATGAAAAGACAAAGAAGAAAATATTAGAAGCTGTAGAGGAAATGGGATATTTTCCTAATTCTATTGCTCGATCATTAACGACAAAAAAATCTTTTACTTTTGGTGTCATTTTCGTTGAAAACTTAGGAGTAGGAATAAAGCACCCCTTTTTCAGCGGAGTTATAGAAGGTTTTAAGATTAGAGCAGAAAAATTTGGCTATGATTTAATTTTTCTTAATAGATATATTGGTAATGAAGAAAAAAGTTATATAGACCATGCTAATTACCGAGGTGTTGATGGAATAATTGTAGTATGTTCTAACTACGAGGATCCTGAAGTAGTAAAATTAATCGAATCACCATTACCGAGTGTTGTAATCGATATCCATAGTAATAAAACAAATGTTATATACAGTAATAACTGTTATGGTGGTGAATTAGTTATTGATCATTTATATTCTCTTGGTCATAGAAAAATCGCCCACATAGCTGGATTTGATGATACTTATACAGGGCAGGAAAGATTGAAAGGGTATAAGCTAGGCTTAGAGAAATATAGTTTGGGCATAAATGAGTCATATATTGTAAATGGTGGCTACTTCTCATATGAAGGTGGATACCAAGCAATGAATGAGCTACTTAAATTAGAAGAACTTCCAACTGCAGTGTTTGTATCTGGTGACTCCATGGCCTTTGGTGCAATTAAAGCAATTAAGAATGCGGGACTTCGTGTACCTGATGATATATCTATCGTAGGATTTGATGATATTGAATTAGCACAGCATATTACTCCCGCTCTTACGACTATTAGGCAAGATGCTGATCTTATGGGAAAAAAAGCTGCTGACCTACTTATTAACCATATTAATAATAAAGAAGAGGGCTTCTCAGCTGTGATGTTGCCAGTAGAGTTAATAAAAAGGGAATCAACGAAGAAAATTAGTGTTACTCAATAG
- a CDS encoding carbohydrate ABC transporter permease produces MNKRGIAKIIIYTFLILLLVISFIPFYMMIVNATRSTQEILQHGFTLFPSNAIMDNYEILISYMNLWRGFANSLFIAVCVTLLSSYFSALTAYGFAVYKFKGSNFLFITVLVLMMVPGQLGLIGFFDLINTLGFLDTYVPLIIPPIASPFIVFFLRQFLVTTMHPSLLEAARIDGASELRIFHQIGFPIMMPAVATMAIFTFIGSWNNYILPLVVLFSPEKYTLPVMMGALRGSQVAQNLGAMYLGIAISVVPIMIAFLFLSKYIISSISAGAVKE; encoded by the coding sequence ATGAATAAAAGAGGGATCGCAAAAATAATCATTTATACGTTTCTGATTCTACTACTAGTTATTAGTTTTATCCCGTTTTATATGATGATTGTGAATGCAACAAGGTCAACACAAGAGATATTACAGCATGGATTTACATTGTTTCCTAGTAATGCGATTATGGATAACTATGAAATTTTAATTAGTTACATGAATTTATGGCGTGGATTTGCAAATAGTTTATTTATTGCTGTATGTGTCACGTTATTAAGTTCCTATTTTTCGGCTTTAACTGCATACGGTTTTGCAGTATATAAATTTAAAGGGAGTAACTTCTTATTTATTACAGTACTAGTATTAATGATGGTTCCTGGTCAGTTAGGTTTAATCGGATTTTTTGACCTAATTAATACGTTAGGATTTTTAGATACGTATGTGCCATTAATTATTCCACCAATTGCATCACCATTTATCGTGTTTTTCTTAAGACAGTTTTTAGTTACAACGATGCACCCTTCTTTGTTAGAAGCGGCAAGAATTGATGGAGCGAGTGAGTTACGAATCTTCCATCAAATCGGTTTTCCAATCATGATGCCAGCTGTTGCAACAATGGCTATCTTTACATTTATTGGTTCTTGGAATAACTACATTCTTCCACTCGTTGTATTATTTAGTCCTGAAAAATACACGTTACCAGTTATGATGGGGGCGTTAAGAGGCTCACAAGTGGCACAAAATTTAGGGGCTATGTATTTAGGTATCGCAATTTCGGTTGTACCAATTATGATTGCATTCTTGTTCTTATCTAAATACATTATTAGCAGTATTTCTGCAGGAGCAGTTAAAGAGTAA